The Pongo abelii isolate AG06213 chromosome 19, NHGRI_mPonAbe1-v2.0_pri, whole genome shotgun sequence genome includes the window GCCCATGTCTCCCAAACTGCAGGAGGCACCCAAACCCACAGGCCGCCAGGCCCACCTGTCCCTTGGAGGAGTGCCCAGCACTCAGCAGAGGTCAGAGATCAGGGGCTGAACGCAGGACAGCGCCCCTCTTTGCTGCCTTCTGGAAGCCAAGAGCCAAGCCCAGGGCTGGGGACTGGGGACAGAGGCCCAGTGGCTCTCCTCCCATCCagacccaggctgcagggcacgGGGAAGGGGGCAGGACAACCGAGGCCCTCCTGAGGTCCACAGCCCAGTGGCAGGCATTGGGTTGAGGGCACAGGAAGCTTGGCAGTGGCTGGGTTTGGTTTATTGTTGGTAGAGAATCATTTTAAGTAGTTTCTAAGGTAACAAATCACAGTGACTGCAACCGGGTCAGAGAGCCCCAGGCTGGGGCTCCACCTGTCCAGGTGGGACTCCAGACCAGCCACTTCCTATGATCTGTCACCTGTGCTCAGAGCAGGGCCCCTTATCACCCCAGTCCGCAGCTTTCTGGGCCAGATGGCTTCAGTTCTGCTTCCCCCATTTCCCCTCCAAAGGCCTGGGAAGAGAACACTGAGGCTCCGGAGGAAAGCCAGGGGCCTGGGCCACCTCACCAGACagcaatagcagcagcagcacagGAAGGCGGGGCAGGGCGGGGGAGAAGTCAGGGAGCGTGACGTCCACATCGCACTGATTTCCCAGGGTAGGGAGGGGAAGCAGGAGCGGCACTGGAGCTGGCACTGGGCCGGACAGGTGGCACATTCCATCAGAGTCTCGCATTTTCTCAGAGTCATCTTACCAAGTCCTAGTGCAGCAGGGTGGCCCCCTGCCCTGTGCCCAACTCCCTGGGTGACCGTTCCCTCCCTTGGCTCAGAGTCTTTGCACCCCTTTCCCCTAGGAGgcctgggggtggtggggggctgGCCTGGGCCTGGCTGGAATGTGTGGAGCTGGTGGGTGAGAGTGGGGGCCAGGTCCCCCTCCCTGTCCCCACTGGGGGCCTCTGAGTGGCCTCGTCCTCAAGCCAGCTTGAGCGTGCTGACTGGGAAGGAGGGCATGGTGACCATGGTCACAGGATTGAGCACGGTCTGGCCCACCAGCTGGGGGTGGTGCACCACCTGAGCCCCCACGGCCGGCTTCGCCATGACAGTAGCCGGGGGCCCCAGGCCGGCTGTGCCGTTCACTTGCTGGTGCGAGAGGGTGTGGGCGATGTGGCTCACTGCCACGGGCTGGCTCACTGCCACGGGCTGCGGGTACAAGGGCAGCTGGGAGCCCAGGTGGGCCACATGGTTGAGGGTGGCAGGGTGCACGGTGATGTGCCCAATGGGGGGTGTGGCAGGCGCCAGCTGCACCGCAGGGCTGGGGGCCGAGGGGGCGATGTGGGCGATGTGCTTGCCGCCTGGCCCCTGCAGAACGTGGTTCACAGTctggatgactgaagcgtgagtGGTGGCTGTGTGGGCGATGACCGTGGAGCCACCCCCAGCCGTCGCCACCAGATGGGCTGGAGCTGGCACCAGTGTCTGGGCAGGGGCAgctggtgggggaggaggggctggcagAGGGGTCTTctgctgtggctgctgctgctgcacgGGGAGGTGAGCAGGAGATAGGGCCACAGAGTGGGGGTGAGGGTGTGGGTGTGGAGGCAGAGGCGCAGGGGTGGTGCTGGGGGGTGGCAGGGTGGACTTCAGCAGCTCCGGCTGGGGACGATGGCTCAGCTTAGGTGGGCCCAGGCCCGCCCGGTCCTCCTCCATATCCTCGTCTATGTTGTCCTCACCCTCTGTGGGGAACATGGGGCAGGGAGCAGGTCAGAAGGGCGGGGAAGCAAGTGGCTGGAGGCGTAGATGCTCGGGGGGGCGTGGGAATGtgatggggctggggccagggccaTCTTTTCTAGCAGGCAAGAGCCTGGCCAGGGAGGCTGGAATTTGAGGTGTAACATCTGAGGGCTGTGGGGCCAGCGTGGGGGCTGGGGCTCACCAGAGGCGGTGGAGGTGGAGGCCTGGTCATCCTCGGGCTGGCCCGTCTGCCGCAGCACACGGTCAATCTCCAGTACGTCCATCCACTGACTCAGCTCGTGCTTGAGCTCTGCCAGCCGCTGCTGCGTGGCAATCTTCTCCCGTGCCAGCCGCTCCATTTCATGCTCatattctttctccttcctcttcaggGACTGGCGCAGAGTAAGGGACAGCAGAACACCCTGAGCAGCAGCCTTGGGGCCCAAAGCCCCCACAAACCTCTCCCTATCAGCTGGCCCACAGAGAAAGTCTGTGGCAACCAGCAGGCCCAGCCTGACGGGGGCTGCTGGAGACCGCACCCGTTGTGGTCCATGCCCCTGCCCAGCGAGGCCCAGCGTCCCAAGGAGTGTGGGCTCTTGGGACAGGCACCACTGAAGCAAGCTCAACCAGGTGTGCGGGTCCTTCCCTGTCCTCCACAATTCGTCCTCAGGGGCTTCTCCACCTCTCGCCCCATCCCTCCTCCAGCAGCCTCTtcactttgcacacttctgccgcGAGCTACCCTCTGCAGAACCCCAGGATCCTGTGCTTCCACCTCACCGTTCACCTGTCTCCCTGGTAACTTCAACATCCTTGCAGAATGACCCACTAGGCAGTGATACAACCTCGCCCCGTCTCATCTCCAGGACtcgcctccctcctggctgctggtCCGCACCTGCTCCCCGACCTCCTGGGCGACTCTCCACTGTGCCCGCCTGTGACGCTTCTCAACGAGGCTCCACTTACATGTTGCTCCCCATCGCCCTGCCCACTGCCCTTCAGACGCCCTGGGCTGAACAACCCCCAAGCCTAGGAACGTGCCCCCCGTACTTGGGCTAAACAGGTACACCTGTACTTGGGCTAAACTGATCCATGAGAAACGGCTGTTGCGTCCCATGACCCAGCTCTCCTCCACACTCAAAGTCTTTCCGGTGCTCCAACCCGACACTTCATCAGTCCCACTCTTGCAAGTCTCACAGGCCTCCCCGCTGGCAGCTTTTCGCCCAGGCACGTCATGACCAATGTGTCCACCAGGCAACGCTGACACACGTGTCCTTGCTACCTCCCGAGTCCCTTTCTTGGCCTGCTCTCGAGCTCCTAGCTTCCCAGGCTTACTGATCATGTCCAGGTGCAGGGCCCGCAAGCTTTGCACACACACAACTCACCAGCCCGCCTTGGTTTTCCTCTCTGACCCCGTCTGCCCTCATCACACACAGATCCTCCTCCCTTTACCCCCTAGATCTTATCTGCCCGTGCTCCAAGACCACATCTGAGCCCCTGCCTCCCCCACTGTCCTTCTGTCTCCCACATCCGCCTGCCTCCAAGCCCTTCTGGGCACCGCACCGTTTTTTTCGAGACTGGTTTGGATTTGGGGTGGGTTTTGGTTATACTGCCCTCCCCCACTCtccctcaatttcttttttactgtttgtttttttcaaacagagtttcgctcttgttgcccaggctggagtgcagtggcatgatctcggctcaccgcaatctctgcctcccaggttcaagcgattctcctgcctcagcctcctgagtagctgggattacaggcatgtgccaccacaccc containing:
- the MNT gene encoding max-binding protein MNT isoform X1, which gives rise to MSIETLLEAARFLEWQAQQQQRAREEQERLRLEQEREQEQKKANSLARLAHALPVEEPRMEAPPLPLSPPAPPPAPPPPLATPAPLTVIPIPVVTNSPQPLPPPPPLPPAAQPLPLAPRQPALVSTPGLSIKEPAPLPSRPQVPTPAPLLPDSKTTIPPTGSPKPLQPLPTPILTIAPHPGVQPQLAPQQPPPPTLGTLKLAPAEEVKSSEQKKRPGGIGTREVHNKLEKNRRAHLKECFETLKRNIPNVDDKKTSNLSVLRTALRYIQSLKRKEKEYEHEMERLAREKIATQQRLAELKHELSQWMDVLEIDRVLRQTGQPEDDQASTSTASEGEDNIDEDMEEDRAGLGPPKLSHRPQPELLKSTLPPPSTTPAPLPPHPHPHPHSVALSPAHLPVQQQQPQQKTPLPAPPPPPAAPAQTLVPAPAHLVATAGGGSTVIAHTATTHASVIQTVNHVLQGPGGKHIAHIAPSAPSPAVQLAPATPPIGHITVHPATLNHVAHLGSQLPLYPQPVAVSQPVAVSHIAHTLSHQQVNGTAGLGPPATVMAKPAVGAQVVHHPQLVGQTVLNPVTMVTMPSFPVSTLKLA
- the MNT gene encoding max-binding protein MNT isoform X2; the protein is MEAPPLPLSPPAPPPAPPPPLATPAPLTVIPIPVVTNSPQPLPPPPPLPPAAQPLPLAPRQPALVSTPGLSIKEPAPLPSRPQVPTPAPLLPDSKTTIPPTGSPKPLQPLPTPILTIAPHPGVQPQLAPQQPPPPTLGTLKLAPAEEVKSSEQKKRPGGIGTREVHNKLEKNRRAHLKECFETLKRNIPNVDDKKTSNLSVLRTALRYIQSLKRKEKEYEHEMERLAREKIATQQRLAELKHELSQWMDVLEIDRVLRQTGQPEDDQASTSTASEGEDNIDEDMEEDRAGLGPPKLSHRPQPELLKSTLPPPSTTPAPLPPHPHPHPHSVALSPAHLPVQQQQPQQKTPLPAPPPPPAAPAQTLVPAPAHLVATAGGGSTVIAHTATTHASVIQTVNHVLQGPGGKHIAHIAPSAPSPAVQLAPATPPIGHITVHPATLNHVAHLGSQLPLYPQPVAVSQPVAVSHIAHTLSHQQVNGTAGLGPPATVMAKPAVGAQVVHHPQLVGQTVLNPVTMVTMPSFPVSTLKLA